A single genomic interval of uncultured Desulfobulbus sp. harbors:
- a CDS encoding phage portal protein, with translation MNGQRALAMVERVIDRTVGMLFPGLESRMLQARMHNLNLRQFAAAKQSRLLGDWVPMGTDINTLIRTSNPTIRNRTRQLAGDFAYFSRAVRVLVDHTIGTGITMQSRVTRGTTETGKAKLHSTAIAAIEDAWSRWCDECDAGGKLHYHEIERLWKRQDVVDGESVLVLGWERNPKRFLPLVLQCYEADWLSSEYAATVGKNALIDQGIEFDRITGAVIAYHFRVPDGFSQLTGKQRSVRVPAASVIHGFETLRPGQLRGVSPFTPAILLADDLQEFIGANIDRAKMAAKWLAFVETADIKSWNYGRTTKDPETGHRMTVLENAIIEFMKPGDKVSVNSADVPGDAFTPFVRFVLQMLAVSVNVPYELISGDATGLNYNTTRTVRNDWQKSLRPMVSRHIRQFSQPIFRAFMDACHLSGRVRMPGYAANPRPWLECMWQPNGVEPLDLLRESRGQIDLKDNYLWSPQEIIAARGRDPEAVLNEHKEWADMLAKRELQVVTTSKALQTNPAAVAGNQQSDSKQQDE, from the coding sequence GTGAACGGACAACGGGCGTTGGCCATGGTCGAGCGCGTGATCGACCGTACAGTGGGGATGCTGTTCCCCGGTCTGGAAAGCCGAATGCTCCAGGCCCGCATGCACAACCTCAACCTGCGTCAGTTTGCTGCGGCTAAACAGTCACGCCTTTTGGGTGATTGGGTGCCGATGGGAACGGACATCAACACCCTGATCCGCACCAGCAACCCCACCATTCGTAACCGCACCCGACAGTTGGCGGGCGATTTCGCCTACTTTTCCCGGGCGGTCAGGGTCCTGGTCGACCATACCATCGGCACCGGCATCACCATGCAAAGCCGGGTGACGCGCGGCACCACCGAAACCGGCAAGGCCAAGCTGCACTCCACCGCCATTGCCGCCATCGAGGATGCCTGGTCCCGCTGGTGCGACGAATGCGATGCCGGCGGCAAGCTCCACTACCACGAGATCGAACGGCTATGGAAACGGCAGGACGTGGTCGACGGCGAGTCCGTTCTCGTTCTCGGATGGGAAAGGAACCCCAAACGTTTCCTTCCCCTGGTGCTGCAATGCTATGAGGCGGACTGGCTCTCCAGCGAGTATGCGGCCACGGTGGGCAAAAACGCCCTAATCGACCAGGGCATCGAGTTCGACCGGATAACCGGGGCGGTTATTGCCTACCATTTCCGCGTTCCCGACGGGTTTTCGCAACTCACCGGCAAGCAACGGTCGGTACGAGTGCCCGCAGCCAGCGTGATTCATGGATTCGAGACCCTGCGGCCCGGACAGTTACGCGGGGTGAGCCCCTTTACACCCGCTATTCTCCTGGCCGACGATCTGCAGGAATTCATCGGCGCCAACATCGACCGGGCCAAGATGGCGGCCAAGTGGCTGGCCTTTGTGGAGACGGCCGATATCAAGAGCTGGAATTATGGCCGTACCACCAAGGATCCGGAGACCGGCCACCGGATGACCGTCCTTGAAAACGCGATCATCGAGTTCATGAAGCCGGGCGACAAGGTCAGCGTCAACAGTGCCGACGTTCCCGGTGACGCCTTCACCCCCTTTGTCCGTTTTGTGCTCCAGATGCTGGCCGTGTCGGTCAATGTCCCCTATGAACTGATCAGCGGCGATGCGACCGGGCTCAACTACAACACCACCCGAACCGTGCGCAACGACTGGCAAAAGTCGCTGCGGCCGATGGTGAGCCGCCATATCCGCCAATTCAGCCAGCCCATTTTCCGGGCCTTCATGGATGCCTGCCACCTTTCCGGAAGGGTTAGGATGCCGGGGTATGCAGCCAATCCCCGTCCTTGGCTAGAATGCATGTGGCAACCCAACGGAGTCGAGCCGCTCGACCTGCTCCGCGAGAGCCGGGGCCAGATTGATCTTAAGGACAACTATTTATGGAGCCCGCAGGAAATCATCGCCGCACGGGGCCGCGATCCCGAGGCGGTCCTCAACGAACACAAGGAGTGGGCTGATATGTTGGCCAAACGCGAGTTGCAGGTGGTGACCACCTCAAAGGCCCTGCAGACCAATCCGGCTGCGGTGGCCGGCAACCAACAATCTGACAGCAAGCAACAGGACGAATGA
- a CDS encoding terminase gpA endonuclease subunit: MPETARQLAIAAPVFRLYPCVPSSVRQRLAGRSVTSTRCPAVSIPRQFKRFVVTPERISPLDFAERYRMVTDGAHPGPWRREHAPHTAKILTTFGHPWVLELWYCGVDQSGKTISLTNCLAWSIEQLAGDIFYLMPSEETAKNIVDQKLRPMLEQSPHLRRYLSARKDDTAITRIRLANGKVIRPSWAGSPQAMATWSAQCCFGDEVDKYLEQAGKEADPITLIRKRARTFRGRSKMFFCSTPAGRFIRKGVEACHQIWEYRLRCPHCSELIRPEGEHLGVDDKSTIEQIESDGVTLACHHCGSEMDEQGRIQAIRGGAWVAVKGGDVTRPERVGFIHRAWDCLDVTLKEIGVAWLKNLAGKLTDKIAWANGVEANDYQAEIKDRDEEYILRLKDESLPRRAVPGDTSCLLLLVDTQKYGFRYQVWACGCGEDMTISVIDRGMVRGFNNLVDLAEKDWKDADGNAHRVAAAWIDSGGGTDPYHPKHSRTREVYLFCKKNPIFSPIKGRRTQSLPWNISRLEYLPSRSGKKVPIPGGLNLYTLNVTMYKNDLATTLAVEPGDPGAMRLHAEIGKDYAAQMCAEYQDDRGYWICPDGKDNHDWDISVYGMAAIDIMGIRDWNPEPEVVEVQPIQPASKRRRW; encoded by the coding sequence ATGCCCGAGACAGCCCGTCAGCTGGCGATCGCCGCCCCGGTATTCAGACTGTACCCCTGTGTACCGAGTTCTGTACGCCAACGTTTGGCCGGTCGATCCGTCACCTCAACTCGCTGCCCGGCCGTCTCCATCCCCCGCCAGTTCAAACGTTTCGTCGTCACCCCTGAACGGATCAGTCCCCTTGATTTTGCCGAACGGTACCGAATGGTCACCGACGGAGCCCACCCAGGCCCATGGAGACGTGAGCATGCCCCACACACCGCTAAAATCCTGACCACGTTCGGTCACCCCTGGGTCCTCGAGCTCTGGTACTGCGGAGTTGACCAGTCCGGCAAGACCATCAGCCTGACCAACTGCCTGGCCTGGTCCATCGAACAGCTTGCCGGCGACATTTTTTATCTGATGCCCTCCGAGGAGACGGCCAAGAACATCGTCGATCAGAAACTGCGGCCGATGCTCGAGCAGTCTCCGCACCTTCGCCGTTACCTCAGTGCACGCAAGGATGACACCGCCATCACCCGTATTCGCCTGGCAAACGGCAAGGTCATTCGGCCGAGCTGGGCGGGGAGCCCCCAGGCCATGGCCACCTGGTCGGCCCAGTGCTGTTTTGGCGACGAGGTCGACAAATACCTCGAACAGGCAGGTAAAGAAGCCGACCCCATCACCCTTATCCGCAAACGTGCCCGTACCTTCCGCGGCCGATCCAAGATGTTTTTCTGCTCCACCCCTGCTGGCCGCTTCATCCGTAAAGGTGTCGAGGCCTGCCACCAGATCTGGGAATACCGGCTGCGCTGCCCCCACTGCAGCGAACTGATCCGACCGGAAGGCGAGCACCTTGGGGTTGACGACAAATCGACCATTGAACAGATCGAATCTGACGGCGTCACCCTCGCCTGCCACCATTGCGGCAGTGAAATGGATGAACAGGGGCGTATCCAGGCGATTCGCGGCGGTGCATGGGTGGCAGTCAAAGGCGGCGATGTAACCCGACCGGAACGAGTCGGCTTCATTCACCGCGCCTGGGATTGTCTCGACGTGACCCTCAAGGAGATCGGCGTGGCCTGGCTGAAGAACCTGGCAGGCAAACTCACCGATAAAATCGCCTGGGCCAATGGCGTCGAAGCCAACGACTACCAGGCCGAAATCAAGGACCGTGACGAGGAATACATCCTCAGATTGAAAGACGAAAGCCTGCCCCGTCGCGCCGTCCCCGGGGATACCTCCTGTCTGCTCCTTCTTGTCGACACCCAAAAGTACGGCTTCCGCTATCAGGTCTGGGCCTGTGGCTGTGGCGAGGACATGACCATCAGCGTGATCGATCGCGGCATGGTGCGTGGATTCAACAACCTGGTGGACCTGGCCGAGAAGGATTGGAAGGACGCCGATGGTAACGCACACCGGGTGGCTGCCGCCTGGATCGATTCCGGCGGTGGTACCGACCCCTACCATCCCAAGCACAGCCGGACCCGCGAAGTCTATCTCTTCTGCAAGAAAAACCCGATTTTTTCCCCGATCAAAGGGCGCAGAACACAGAGCCTGCCCTGGAACATCTCCCGTCTGGAGTATCTGCCGTCCCGATCCGGCAAGAAGGTGCCCATACCCGGCGGCCTCAATCTCTATACCCTGAACGTGACCATGTACAAGAACGACCTGGCCACCACCTTGGCGGTGGAGCCGGGCGACCCGGGCGCGATGCGTTTGCATGCGGAGATCGGCAAGGACTACGCGGCCCAGATGTGCGCAGAGTACCAGGATGACCGGGGCTACTGGATCTGCCCGGACGGCAAGGACAATCACGACTGGGATATCTCGGTTTACGGCATGGCGGCAATTGACATCATGGGTATCCGCGATTGGAATCCCGAACCGGAGGTTGTGGAAGTGCAGCCCATCCAACCCGCTTCGAAAAGGAGACGCTGGTAG